One Tessaracoccus lacteus DNA window includes the following coding sequences:
- a CDS encoding SDR family NAD(P)-dependent oxidoreductase, translating to MDSTWAVVTGASSGLGVAFAHRLASEGANIVLAARSEDRLEQVAADLRSRHGVRTRVSPVDLSSPDGRAGFVEEVSRTPVSHLINNAGFGTLGDFAEIDPARVTQELELDVVALTELSRAVAPGMVSRGRGAIVNVASTAAFQPIPGMAVYAAAKAYVLRFSCALWDELHATGVRAIALCPGPTQTSFFANAGNSEVMGRRRTPEQVVDTAWIGLKRHRPYTVDGLGNWGLALTAGLAPVRLQTLISRGIVSR from the coding sequence ATGGATTCAACCTGGGCAGTGGTGACCGGAGCCTCCTCCGGGCTCGGCGTAGCGTTCGCGCACCGGCTCGCGTCGGAGGGCGCGAACATCGTGCTGGCGGCGCGCAGCGAGGACAGACTCGAGCAGGTCGCCGCCGACCTGCGCAGCCGGCACGGCGTCCGCACACGCGTGTCGCCGGTCGACCTCAGCTCCCCGGACGGCCGCGCAGGCTTCGTCGAGGAGGTCTCGCGGACCCCCGTCAGCCACCTGATCAACAACGCCGGCTTCGGGACGCTTGGCGATTTCGCCGAAATCGACCCGGCCAGGGTGACGCAGGAGCTGGAGCTCGACGTCGTCGCGTTGACCGAACTGAGCCGCGCGGTCGCTCCGGGCATGGTGTCACGGGGTCGCGGGGCTATCGTGAACGTCGCGTCGACGGCGGCCTTCCAGCCGATCCCCGGCATGGCCGTCTACGCCGCCGCGAAGGCCTACGTGCTGCGGTTCAGCTGCGCTCTGTGGGACGAACTGCACGCCACGGGGGTGCGGGCGATCGCTCTGTGCCCCGGCCCGACTCAGACCTCCTTCTTCGCCAACGCGGGCAACTCGGAGGTGATGGGGCGTCGCCGCACGCCGGAGCAGGTCGTCGACACGGCCTGGATCGGTCTGAAGCGACACCGGCCCTACACCGTCGACGGGCTGGGCAACTGGGGGCTGGCGTTGACCGCCGGGCTGGCACCGGTGCGGCTGCAGACGCTGATCTCCCGGGGGATCGTCAGCCGCTGA
- a CDS encoding helix-turn-helix domain-containing protein: MIEVMLLQGYNRSEIAAVVGVHRSTIGREIDRYSVEGRYLARSAQQAADRARARPKSRCLESNLLLRAQVIDCLNHRFSPRQSSEALRRRFPDDHTMRVSAETIYQALYVQGRGTLRDER, encoded by the coding sequence GTGATCGAGGTGATGCTCCTCCAGGGCTACAACCGCTCGGAGATCGCGGCCGTGGTCGGGGTCCATCGCTCGACGATCGGCCGGGAGATCGACCGCTACAGCGTCGAGGGTCGCTACCTGGCCCGTTCGGCCCAACAGGCTGCCGACAGGGCCCGGGCCCGTCCGAAATCACGCTGCCTGGAGTCGAACCTGCTGCTGCGCGCGCAGGTCATCGACTGCCTGAACCACAGGTTCTCGCCTCGGCAGAGTTCCGAGGCCCTGCGACGCAGGTTCCCCGACGATCACACTATGAGGGTGAGTGCTGAGACGATCTACCAGGCCCTCTACGTCCAAGGACGCGGAACGTTGCGTGACGAACGTTGA
- a CDS encoding PIG-L deacetylase family protein has protein sequence MTDLSVQQLDDEGFRRVLCVVAHPDDVEYGLSACVHRWVRQGATVAYLLLTSGEAGMQIPPGDVGPQRAREQAAACAEVGVDDLTILDHPDGMLVYSLDLRRDIARRIREFRPDVVAVGSWEIEVGWGLNQADHRVAGLAALDALRDADNTWVHPELAEREGLPKWHVDRLLVYGHKEPTHGVPLTDDDVAAAVASLSRHEAYLADLPDHPAPADFIPDMLAQQGKAMDASHGLLMHVFDL, from the coding sequence ATGACTGACCTGAGCGTGCAGCAGTTGGACGACGAGGGATTCCGGCGGGTGCTGTGCGTAGTCGCGCATCCCGACGACGTGGAGTACGGCCTGTCGGCGTGCGTGCACCGGTGGGTGCGGCAGGGAGCGACGGTGGCCTACCTGCTGCTGACCTCCGGCGAGGCCGGCATGCAGATTCCCCCGGGCGACGTCGGACCGCAGCGGGCGAGGGAGCAGGCTGCCGCGTGCGCCGAGGTCGGCGTCGACGACCTGACGATCCTCGATCATCCCGACGGGATGCTCGTCTACTCGCTCGACCTGCGCCGCGACATCGCTCGCAGGATCCGTGAGTTCCGGCCCGACGTGGTCGCCGTCGGGTCCTGGGAGATCGAGGTCGGTTGGGGGCTCAACCAGGCCGACCATCGCGTCGCCGGGCTCGCCGCCCTTGACGCCCTCCGCGACGCGGACAACACATGGGTGCACCCCGAGCTGGCTGAACGTGAGGGGCTGCCGAAGTGGCACGTCGACCGCCTGCTCGTCTACGGGCACAAGGAGCCGACGCACGGCGTGCCGCTGACCGACGACGACGTCGCCGCCGCGGTCGCGTCGCTGAGCCGGCACGAGGCCTACCTCGCGGACCTGCCCGACCACCCGGCCCCGGCCGACTTCATCCCCGACATGCTCGCCCAGCAGGGGAAGGCGATGGACGCCTCCCACGGCCTGCTGATGCACGTCTTCGACCTGTAG
- a CDS encoding IS30 family transposase, with protein sequence MLRRSTRPSTSKDAERCVTNVDKALRSGRRQRIPQSKLPAASTRPWLVGHELSKRPAEVADRALPGHWEGDLVLGERHKTALITLVERTSRFTLIRRLPDDHGSTTVTDQLIEMAASIPAELRKTLTWDQGSEMAEHARFTMATDTKVFFCDPHSPWQRGSNENTNGLIRDFFPKGTDFATITDDQVAEAQYLLNIRPRQTLDWDTPAERLNQNHVALTP encoded by the coding sequence GTGCTGAGACGATCTACCAGGCCCTCTACGTCCAAGGACGCGGAACGTTGCGTGACGAACGTTGACAAGGCCCTCCGGTCGGGGCGGCGGCAACGGATCCCGCAATCGAAACTCCCCGCCGCGAGCACCCGTCCCTGGCTAGTCGGACACGAGTTGTCGAAACGACCCGCTGAGGTCGCCGACCGGGCGCTGCCGGGTCACTGGGAAGGAGACCTCGTCCTGGGCGAGCGCCACAAGACCGCGTTGATCACCCTGGTCGAACGCACCAGCCGCTTCACCCTGATCCGTCGACTCCCCGACGATCACGGCTCCACCACCGTGACTGATCAACTCATCGAGATGGCAGCCAGCATCCCCGCCGAGCTCCGCAAGACCCTGACCTGGGACCAGGGCTCCGAGATGGCAGAACATGCCCGATTCACGATGGCCACCGACACCAAGGTGTTCTTCTGTGATCCTCACTCGCCCTGGCAGCGAGGATCGAACGAGAACACCAACGGCCTGATCCGCGACTTCTTCCCCAAAGGCACCGACTTCGCCACCATCACCGACGACCAGGTCGCAGAAGCCCAGTACCTCCTCAACATCAGACCCCGACAGACCCTCGACTGGGACACCCCAGCCGAACGCCTCAACCAGAACCACGTTGCACTCACCCCTTGA